The Hypomesus transpacificus isolate Combined female chromosome 2, fHypTra1, whole genome shotgun sequence genome window below encodes:
- the ntrk1 gene encoding high affinity nerve growth factor receptor isoform X4: protein MALSTSPWTFPLALALPLALTALGWAPSPVLGGCPAACRCSFAMLQCLEPDGIASIPALAPQESENVTEIYIENQVTLENITKHDLENYRELKNLTITFCKLQHISVNAFQNNLKLQYVNLASNSLEHISWKVFHFLPLLNLILRDNPLVCSCDIHWLQQWQQNERGDLDNQLLHCSSDGHSLSLNSLVMENCSVPEVTILQSNNKIQEGGNLTFECHVTGVPIPIVRWRTHQLHSHYYIQERIWGATLELVLHLTNMSSKDNLHNLTCEAENQAGPDDDMVMLDIEFPVKIIFLRDAEPQHHWCFPFAVDGNPEPTIRWLYNGSTLNETRYTYTQLIPDSDDGSVKHGCLFLNKPTHLNNGHYTLIVENKLGSDRVTATGKFMDNPFDLFDSPEGMFPVLNDDDPIPTKKSLEDVTENLESRVFGVSVAVGLAVFVCTFLLIMVLVINKCGQHSKFGIHRSSVLGTEDDMAVSLRFMNFGASPPSSDEGILDTGMSSFVENPQYFCGIIKDKDMCVQHIKRQDIVLKWELGEGAFGKVYLAECANLSPDSDKMLVAIKTLKDANESTRQDFQREAELLTVLQHQHIVRFYGVCTDGEPLAMVFEYMRHGDLNRFLRAHGPDACILEEVKIAPLGQLTIPQMLQIAAQIASGMVYLASLHFVHRDLATRNCLVGEGLVVKIGDFGMSRDIYSTDYYRVGGRTMLPIRWMPPESIMYRKFTTESDIWSFGVVLWEIFTFGKQPWYQLSNSEAIECITQGRELERPRTCPKEVHLLMQGCWQREPQQRLIIKDIHSRLMALVKTPPVYLDILG from the exons ATGGCATTGAGCACCTCTCCATGGACGTTCCCACTGGCCTTGGCTCTGCCCCTGGCCCTCACTGCACTCGGCTGGGCACCATCACCTGTCCTGGGTGGGTGCCCGGCAGCCTGCCGGTGTTCCTTTGCCATGCTGCAGTGCTTGGAGCCTGATGGCATTGCCAGCATCCCTGCACTGGCACCACAGGAGAGCGAAAACGTCACAGAGAT TTACATTGAAAACCAGGTTACCCTGGAGaacattacaaaacatgacCTTGAAAACTACAGGGAGCTGAAGAACCT CACCATCACATTCTGCAAACTGCAGCATATATCTGTTAATGCCTTCCAGAACAACCTCAAGCTCCAGTATGT GAACCTGGCATCCAACTCTCTGGAGCACATCAGTTGGAAGGTCTTCCATTTTCTACCCCTGCTAAACTT GATCTTGAGGGACAACCCGCTTGTGTGTTCATGTGATATTCATTGGCTCCAGCAATGGCAGCAAAATGAACGTGGCGACCTGGACAACCAACTACTGCATTGCTCCTCTGATGGCCACAGCCTATCATTAAATTCCTTGGTCATGGAAAACTGCA GTGTCCCTGAGGTGACCATCCTGCAATCCAATAACAAAATCCAGGAAGGTGGAAACCTCACCTTTGAGTGTCATGTGACAGGAGTTCCCATTCCCATCGTGAGATGGCGCACACACCAACTGCACTCCCACTACTACATACAG GAACGGATCTGGGGCGCCACCCTGGAGCTCGTCTTACATCTGACAAATATGTCCTCCAAAGACAACCTCCACAACTTGACCTGCGAGGCTGAGAACCAGGCTGGACCTGACGATGACATGGTTATGCTGGACATTGAAT TTCCAGTCAAGATCATTTTCCTAAGAGATGCAGAGCCACAGCACCACTGGTGTTTCCCCTTTGCAGTGGACGGCAATCCAGAGCCCACCATCCGCTGGCTGTACAACGGCTCTACCCTCAATGAGACCCgttacacctacacacagctcATTCCCGACTCAGACGACGGCTCCGTCAAACATGGATGTCTGTTTCTCAACAAGCCCACCCACCTTAACAATGGCCACTATACCCTCATAGTGGAGAACAAACTGGGGAGTGACCGAGTGACAGCCACGGGCAAGTTCATGGACAACCCCTTTGACCTGTTTGATTCCCCAGAGGGAATGTTTCCTG TCCTAAATGATGATGATCCAA TTCCCACCAAGAAATCTCTGGAGGATGTCACTGAAAACTTGGAGAGTCGAGTGTTTGGG GTGTCTGTGGCAGTGGGGCTAGCAGTGTTTGTTTGCACTTTCCTTCTGATCATGGTCCTGGTCATCAACAAGTGTGGCCAACATTCCAAGTTTGGCATTCATC GCTCGTCTGTTCTGGGCACGGAGGATGACATGGCTGTCTCCCTTAGATTCATGAACTTTGGggccagccccccctcctcagatGAGGGCATTTTGGACACAGGCATGTCCAGCTTTGTGGAGAATCCACAGTATTTCTGTGGAATCATCAAGGATAAAGATATGT GTGTACAGCATATAAAAAGACAAGACATTGTGCTGAAGTGGGAATTGGGTGAAGGTGCATTTGGCAAGGTCTACCTTGCAGAGTGTGCTAACCTCAGCCCTGATAGTGACAAGATGCTGGTGGCCATCAAG ACTCTGAAAGATGCAAACGAATCAACACGGCAAGACTTCCAGAGAGAAGCCGAGCTCCTCACAGTTCTTCAGCACCAACACATTGTCCGATTCTATGGTGTTTGTACTGACGGAGAGCCATTGGCCATGGTGTTCGAATACATGAGGCACGGAGACCTCAACCGCTTTCTTCG AGCCCATGGTCCTGATGCCTGTATCCTGGAGGAAGTGAAGATAGCACCTCTGGGCCAGCTCACCATTCCTCAGATGCTTCAGATCGCGGCCCAGATTGCCTCAGGAATGGTTTATCTGGCTTCCCTTCACTTCGTCCACAGAGACTTGGCCACACGCAACTGTCTGGTGGGGGAGGGTCTGGTTGTCAAGATCGGAGACTTTGGGATGTCCCGGGACATCTACAGCACAGACTACTACCGG GTGGGTGGACGTACCATGCTTCCCATTCGCTGGATGCCTCCTGAGAGCATCATGTACAGGAAGTTCACAACAGAAAGTGATATCTGGAGCTTTGGCGTGGTCCTTTGGGAAATCTTCACCTTTGGTAAACAGCCTTGGTACCAGCTCTCCAACAGTGAG GCCATTGAGTGCATTACACAAGGTCGAGAGCTGGAGAGACCGCGGACCTGTCCTAAGGAGGTGCACTTGCTGATGCAGGGCTGCTGGCAGAGGGAGCCCCAGCAAAGACTAATCATCAAGGACATCCACAGTCGCCTCATGGCCCTGGTCAAGACCCCCCCAGTCTATCTTGACATCCTAGGTTAG
- the ntrk1 gene encoding high affinity nerve growth factor receptor isoform X3: MALSTSPWTFPLALALPLALTALGWAPSPVLGGCPAACRCSFAMLQCLEPDGIASIPALAPQESENVTEIYIENQVTLENITKHDLENYRELKNLTITFCKLQHISVNAFQNNLKLQYVNLASNSLEHISWKVFHFLPLLNLILRDNPLVCSCDIHWLQQWQQNERGDLDNQLLHCSSDGHSLSLNSLVMENCSVPEVTILQSNNKIQEGGNLTFECHVTGVPIPIVRWRTHQLHSHYYIQERIWGATLELVLHLTNMSSKDNLHNLTCEAENQAGPDDDMVMLDIEFPVKIIFLRDAEPQHHWCFPFAVDGNPEPTIRWLYNGSTLNETRYTYTQLIPDSDDGSVKHGCLFLNKPTHLNNGHYTLIVENKLGSDRVTATGKFMDNPFDLFDSPEGMFPVLNDDDPIPTKKSLEDVTENLESRVFGVSVAVGLAVFVCTFLLIMVLVINKCGQHSKFGIHRSSVLGTEDDMAVSLRFMNFGASPPSSDEGILDTGMSSFVENPQYFCGIIKDKDMSFLSLCAGVQHIKRQDIVLKWELGEGAFGKVYLAECANLSPDSDKMLVAIKTLKDANESTRQDFQREAELLTVLQHQHIVRFYGVCTDGEPLAMVFEYMRHGDLNRFLRAHGPDACILEEVKIAPLGQLTIPQMLQIAAQIASGMVYLASLHFVHRDLATRNCLVGEGLVVKIGDFGMSRDIYSTDYYRVGGRTMLPIRWMPPESIMYRKFTTESDIWSFGVVLWEIFTFGKQPWYQLSNSEAIECITQGRELERPRTCPKEVHLLMQGCWQREPQQRLIIKDIHSRLMALVKTPPVYLDILG, translated from the exons ATGGCATTGAGCACCTCTCCATGGACGTTCCCACTGGCCTTGGCTCTGCCCCTGGCCCTCACTGCACTCGGCTGGGCACCATCACCTGTCCTGGGTGGGTGCCCGGCAGCCTGCCGGTGTTCCTTTGCCATGCTGCAGTGCTTGGAGCCTGATGGCATTGCCAGCATCCCTGCACTGGCACCACAGGAGAGCGAAAACGTCACAGAGAT TTACATTGAAAACCAGGTTACCCTGGAGaacattacaaaacatgacCTTGAAAACTACAGGGAGCTGAAGAACCT CACCATCACATTCTGCAAACTGCAGCATATATCTGTTAATGCCTTCCAGAACAACCTCAAGCTCCAGTATGT GAACCTGGCATCCAACTCTCTGGAGCACATCAGTTGGAAGGTCTTCCATTTTCTACCCCTGCTAAACTT GATCTTGAGGGACAACCCGCTTGTGTGTTCATGTGATATTCATTGGCTCCAGCAATGGCAGCAAAATGAACGTGGCGACCTGGACAACCAACTACTGCATTGCTCCTCTGATGGCCACAGCCTATCATTAAATTCCTTGGTCATGGAAAACTGCA GTGTCCCTGAGGTGACCATCCTGCAATCCAATAACAAAATCCAGGAAGGTGGAAACCTCACCTTTGAGTGTCATGTGACAGGAGTTCCCATTCCCATCGTGAGATGGCGCACACACCAACTGCACTCCCACTACTACATACAG GAACGGATCTGGGGCGCCACCCTGGAGCTCGTCTTACATCTGACAAATATGTCCTCCAAAGACAACCTCCACAACTTGACCTGCGAGGCTGAGAACCAGGCTGGACCTGACGATGACATGGTTATGCTGGACATTGAAT TTCCAGTCAAGATCATTTTCCTAAGAGATGCAGAGCCACAGCACCACTGGTGTTTCCCCTTTGCAGTGGACGGCAATCCAGAGCCCACCATCCGCTGGCTGTACAACGGCTCTACCCTCAATGAGACCCgttacacctacacacagctcATTCCCGACTCAGACGACGGCTCCGTCAAACATGGATGTCTGTTTCTCAACAAGCCCACCCACCTTAACAATGGCCACTATACCCTCATAGTGGAGAACAAACTGGGGAGTGACCGAGTGACAGCCACGGGCAAGTTCATGGACAACCCCTTTGACCTGTTTGATTCCCCAGAGGGAATGTTTCCTG TCCTAAATGATGATGATCCAA TTCCCACCAAGAAATCTCTGGAGGATGTCACTGAAAACTTGGAGAGTCGAGTGTTTGGG GTGTCTGTGGCAGTGGGGCTAGCAGTGTTTGTTTGCACTTTCCTTCTGATCATGGTCCTGGTCATCAACAAGTGTGGCCAACATTCCAAGTTTGGCATTCATC GCTCGTCTGTTCTGGGCACGGAGGATGACATGGCTGTCTCCCTTAGATTCATGAACTTTGGggccagccccccctcctcagatGAGGGCATTTTGGACACAGGCATGTCCAGCTTTGTGGAGAATCCACAGTATTTCTGTGGAATCATCAAGGATAAAGATATGT cctttctgtctttgtgtgcAGGTGTACAGCATATAAAAAGACAAGACATTGTGCTGAAGTGGGAATTGGGTGAAGGTGCATTTGGCAAGGTCTACCTTGCAGAGTGTGCTAACCTCAGCCCTGATAGTGACAAGATGCTGGTGGCCATCAAG ACTCTGAAAGATGCAAACGAATCAACACGGCAAGACTTCCAGAGAGAAGCCGAGCTCCTCACAGTTCTTCAGCACCAACACATTGTCCGATTCTATGGTGTTTGTACTGACGGAGAGCCATTGGCCATGGTGTTCGAATACATGAGGCACGGAGACCTCAACCGCTTTCTTCG AGCCCATGGTCCTGATGCCTGTATCCTGGAGGAAGTGAAGATAGCACCTCTGGGCCAGCTCACCATTCCTCAGATGCTTCAGATCGCGGCCCAGATTGCCTCAGGAATGGTTTATCTGGCTTCCCTTCACTTCGTCCACAGAGACTTGGCCACACGCAACTGTCTGGTGGGGGAGGGTCTGGTTGTCAAGATCGGAGACTTTGGGATGTCCCGGGACATCTACAGCACAGACTACTACCGG GTGGGTGGACGTACCATGCTTCCCATTCGCTGGATGCCTCCTGAGAGCATCATGTACAGGAAGTTCACAACAGAAAGTGATATCTGGAGCTTTGGCGTGGTCCTTTGGGAAATCTTCACCTTTGGTAAACAGCCTTGGTACCAGCTCTCCAACAGTGAG GCCATTGAGTGCATTACACAAGGTCGAGAGCTGGAGAGACCGCGGACCTGTCCTAAGGAGGTGCACTTGCTGATGCAGGGCTGCTGGCAGAGGGAGCCCCAGCAAAGACTAATCATCAAGGACATCCACAGTCGCCTCATGGCCCTGGTCAAGACCCCCCCAGTCTATCTTGACATCCTAGGTTAG
- the ntrk1 gene encoding high affinity nerve growth factor receptor isoform X2, whose translation MALSTSPWTFPLALALPLALTALGWAPSPVLGGCPAACRCSFAMLQCLEPDGIASIPALAPQESENVTEIYIENQVTLENITKHDLENYRELKNLTITFCKLQHISVNAFQNNLKLQYVNLASNSLEHISWKVFHFLPLLNLILRDNPLVCSCDIHWLQQWQQNERGDLDNQLLHCSSDGHSLSLNSLVMENCSVPEVTILQSNNKIQEGGNLTFECHVTGVPIPIVRWRTHQLHSHYYIQERIWGATLELVLHLTNMSSKDNLHNLTCEAENQAGPDDDMVMLDIEFPVKIIFLRDAEPQHHWCFPFAVDGNPEPTIRWLYNGSTLNETRYTYTQLIPDSDDGSVKHGCLFLNKPTHLNNGHYTLIVENKLGSDRVTATGKFMDNPFDLFDSPEGMFPGEHVAIRILFSIPVDIQIIGNSNIKMYAWSNSMFPLSMPVLNDDDPIPTKKSLEDVTENLESRVFGVSVAVGLAVFVCTFLLIMVLVINKCGQHSKFGIHRSSVLGTEDDMAVSLRFMNFGASPPSSDEGILDTGMSSFVENPQYFCGIIKDKDMCVQHIKRQDIVLKWELGEGAFGKVYLAECANLSPDSDKMLVAIKTLKDANESTRQDFQREAELLTVLQHQHIVRFYGVCTDGEPLAMVFEYMRHGDLNRFLRAHGPDACILEEVKIAPLGQLTIPQMLQIAAQIASGMVYLASLHFVHRDLATRNCLVGEGLVVKIGDFGMSRDIYSTDYYRVGGRTMLPIRWMPPESIMYRKFTTESDIWSFGVVLWEIFTFGKQPWYQLSNSEAIECITQGRELERPRTCPKEVHLLMQGCWQREPQQRLIIKDIHSRLMALVKTPPVYLDILG comes from the exons ATGGCATTGAGCACCTCTCCATGGACGTTCCCACTGGCCTTGGCTCTGCCCCTGGCCCTCACTGCACTCGGCTGGGCACCATCACCTGTCCTGGGTGGGTGCCCGGCAGCCTGCCGGTGTTCCTTTGCCATGCTGCAGTGCTTGGAGCCTGATGGCATTGCCAGCATCCCTGCACTGGCACCACAGGAGAGCGAAAACGTCACAGAGAT TTACATTGAAAACCAGGTTACCCTGGAGaacattacaaaacatgacCTTGAAAACTACAGGGAGCTGAAGAACCT CACCATCACATTCTGCAAACTGCAGCATATATCTGTTAATGCCTTCCAGAACAACCTCAAGCTCCAGTATGT GAACCTGGCATCCAACTCTCTGGAGCACATCAGTTGGAAGGTCTTCCATTTTCTACCCCTGCTAAACTT GATCTTGAGGGACAACCCGCTTGTGTGTTCATGTGATATTCATTGGCTCCAGCAATGGCAGCAAAATGAACGTGGCGACCTGGACAACCAACTACTGCATTGCTCCTCTGATGGCCACAGCCTATCATTAAATTCCTTGGTCATGGAAAACTGCA GTGTCCCTGAGGTGACCATCCTGCAATCCAATAACAAAATCCAGGAAGGTGGAAACCTCACCTTTGAGTGTCATGTGACAGGAGTTCCCATTCCCATCGTGAGATGGCGCACACACCAACTGCACTCCCACTACTACATACAG GAACGGATCTGGGGCGCCACCCTGGAGCTCGTCTTACATCTGACAAATATGTCCTCCAAAGACAACCTCCACAACTTGACCTGCGAGGCTGAGAACCAGGCTGGACCTGACGATGACATGGTTATGCTGGACATTGAAT TTCCAGTCAAGATCATTTTCCTAAGAGATGCAGAGCCACAGCACCACTGGTGTTTCCCCTTTGCAGTGGACGGCAATCCAGAGCCCACCATCCGCTGGCTGTACAACGGCTCTACCCTCAATGAGACCCgttacacctacacacagctcATTCCCGACTCAGACGACGGCTCCGTCAAACATGGATGTCTGTTTCTCAACAAGCCCACCCACCTTAACAATGGCCACTATACCCTCATAGTGGAGAACAAACTGGGGAGTGACCGAGTGACAGCCACGGGCAAGTTCATGGACAACCCCTTTGACCTGTTTGATTCCCCAGAGGGAATGTTTCCTGGTGAGCATGTGGCAATTAGGATTTTGTTTTCCATTCCAGTGGATATTCAGATTATTGGAAATtcaaatattaaaatgtatgcTTGGAGTAACTCCATGTTTCCTCTCTCAATGCCAGTCCTAAATGATGATGATCCAA TTCCCACCAAGAAATCTCTGGAGGATGTCACTGAAAACTTGGAGAGTCGAGTGTTTGGG GTGTCTGTGGCAGTGGGGCTAGCAGTGTTTGTTTGCACTTTCCTTCTGATCATGGTCCTGGTCATCAACAAGTGTGGCCAACATTCCAAGTTTGGCATTCATC GCTCGTCTGTTCTGGGCACGGAGGATGACATGGCTGTCTCCCTTAGATTCATGAACTTTGGggccagccccccctcctcagatGAGGGCATTTTGGACACAGGCATGTCCAGCTTTGTGGAGAATCCACAGTATTTCTGTGGAATCATCAAGGATAAAGATATGT GTGTACAGCATATAAAAAGACAAGACATTGTGCTGAAGTGGGAATTGGGTGAAGGTGCATTTGGCAAGGTCTACCTTGCAGAGTGTGCTAACCTCAGCCCTGATAGTGACAAGATGCTGGTGGCCATCAAG ACTCTGAAAGATGCAAACGAATCAACACGGCAAGACTTCCAGAGAGAAGCCGAGCTCCTCACAGTTCTTCAGCACCAACACATTGTCCGATTCTATGGTGTTTGTACTGACGGAGAGCCATTGGCCATGGTGTTCGAATACATGAGGCACGGAGACCTCAACCGCTTTCTTCG AGCCCATGGTCCTGATGCCTGTATCCTGGAGGAAGTGAAGATAGCACCTCTGGGCCAGCTCACCATTCCTCAGATGCTTCAGATCGCGGCCCAGATTGCCTCAGGAATGGTTTATCTGGCTTCCCTTCACTTCGTCCACAGAGACTTGGCCACACGCAACTGTCTGGTGGGGGAGGGTCTGGTTGTCAAGATCGGAGACTTTGGGATGTCCCGGGACATCTACAGCACAGACTACTACCGG GTGGGTGGACGTACCATGCTTCCCATTCGCTGGATGCCTCCTGAGAGCATCATGTACAGGAAGTTCACAACAGAAAGTGATATCTGGAGCTTTGGCGTGGTCCTTTGGGAAATCTTCACCTTTGGTAAACAGCCTTGGTACCAGCTCTCCAACAGTGAG GCCATTGAGTGCATTACACAAGGTCGAGAGCTGGAGAGACCGCGGACCTGTCCTAAGGAGGTGCACTTGCTGATGCAGGGCTGCTGGCAGAGGGAGCCCCAGCAAAGACTAATCATCAAGGACATCCACAGTCGCCTCATGGCCCTGGTCAAGACCCCCCCAGTCTATCTTGACATCCTAGGTTAG
- the ntrk1 gene encoding high affinity nerve growth factor receptor isoform X1, whose amino-acid sequence MALSTSPWTFPLALALPLALTALGWAPSPVLGGCPAACRCSFAMLQCLEPDGIASIPALAPQESENVTEIYIENQVTLENITKHDLENYRELKNLTITFCKLQHISVNAFQNNLKLQYVNLASNSLEHISWKVFHFLPLLNLILRDNPLVCSCDIHWLQQWQQNERGDLDNQLLHCSSDGHSLSLNSLVMENCSVPEVTILQSNNKIQEGGNLTFECHVTGVPIPIVRWRTHQLHSHYYIQERIWGATLELVLHLTNMSSKDNLHNLTCEAENQAGPDDDMVMLDIEFPVKIIFLRDAEPQHHWCFPFAVDGNPEPTIRWLYNGSTLNETRYTYTQLIPDSDDGSVKHGCLFLNKPTHLNNGHYTLIVENKLGSDRVTATGKFMDNPFDLFDSPEGMFPGEHVAIRILFSIPVDIQIIGNSNIKMYAWSNSMFPLSMPVLNDDDPIPTKKSLEDVTENLESRVFGVSVAVGLAVFVCTFLLIMVLVINKCGQHSKFGIHRSSVLGTEDDMAVSLRFMNFGASPPSSDEGILDTGMSSFVENPQYFCGIIKDKDMSFLSLCAGVQHIKRQDIVLKWELGEGAFGKVYLAECANLSPDSDKMLVAIKTLKDANESTRQDFQREAELLTVLQHQHIVRFYGVCTDGEPLAMVFEYMRHGDLNRFLRAHGPDACILEEVKIAPLGQLTIPQMLQIAAQIASGMVYLASLHFVHRDLATRNCLVGEGLVVKIGDFGMSRDIYSTDYYRVGGRTMLPIRWMPPESIMYRKFTTESDIWSFGVVLWEIFTFGKQPWYQLSNSEAIECITQGRELERPRTCPKEVHLLMQGCWQREPQQRLIIKDIHSRLMALVKTPPVYLDILG is encoded by the exons ATGGCATTGAGCACCTCTCCATGGACGTTCCCACTGGCCTTGGCTCTGCCCCTGGCCCTCACTGCACTCGGCTGGGCACCATCACCTGTCCTGGGTGGGTGCCCGGCAGCCTGCCGGTGTTCCTTTGCCATGCTGCAGTGCTTGGAGCCTGATGGCATTGCCAGCATCCCTGCACTGGCACCACAGGAGAGCGAAAACGTCACAGAGAT TTACATTGAAAACCAGGTTACCCTGGAGaacattacaaaacatgacCTTGAAAACTACAGGGAGCTGAAGAACCT CACCATCACATTCTGCAAACTGCAGCATATATCTGTTAATGCCTTCCAGAACAACCTCAAGCTCCAGTATGT GAACCTGGCATCCAACTCTCTGGAGCACATCAGTTGGAAGGTCTTCCATTTTCTACCCCTGCTAAACTT GATCTTGAGGGACAACCCGCTTGTGTGTTCATGTGATATTCATTGGCTCCAGCAATGGCAGCAAAATGAACGTGGCGACCTGGACAACCAACTACTGCATTGCTCCTCTGATGGCCACAGCCTATCATTAAATTCCTTGGTCATGGAAAACTGCA GTGTCCCTGAGGTGACCATCCTGCAATCCAATAACAAAATCCAGGAAGGTGGAAACCTCACCTTTGAGTGTCATGTGACAGGAGTTCCCATTCCCATCGTGAGATGGCGCACACACCAACTGCACTCCCACTACTACATACAG GAACGGATCTGGGGCGCCACCCTGGAGCTCGTCTTACATCTGACAAATATGTCCTCCAAAGACAACCTCCACAACTTGACCTGCGAGGCTGAGAACCAGGCTGGACCTGACGATGACATGGTTATGCTGGACATTGAAT TTCCAGTCAAGATCATTTTCCTAAGAGATGCAGAGCCACAGCACCACTGGTGTTTCCCCTTTGCAGTGGACGGCAATCCAGAGCCCACCATCCGCTGGCTGTACAACGGCTCTACCCTCAATGAGACCCgttacacctacacacagctcATTCCCGACTCAGACGACGGCTCCGTCAAACATGGATGTCTGTTTCTCAACAAGCCCACCCACCTTAACAATGGCCACTATACCCTCATAGTGGAGAACAAACTGGGGAGTGACCGAGTGACAGCCACGGGCAAGTTCATGGACAACCCCTTTGACCTGTTTGATTCCCCAGAGGGAATGTTTCCTGGTGAGCATGTGGCAATTAGGATTTTGTTTTCCATTCCAGTGGATATTCAGATTATTGGAAATtcaaatattaaaatgtatgcTTGGAGTAACTCCATGTTTCCTCTCTCAATGCCAGTCCTAAATGATGATGATCCAA TTCCCACCAAGAAATCTCTGGAGGATGTCACTGAAAACTTGGAGAGTCGAGTGTTTGGG GTGTCTGTGGCAGTGGGGCTAGCAGTGTTTGTTTGCACTTTCCTTCTGATCATGGTCCTGGTCATCAACAAGTGTGGCCAACATTCCAAGTTTGGCATTCATC GCTCGTCTGTTCTGGGCACGGAGGATGACATGGCTGTCTCCCTTAGATTCATGAACTTTGGggccagccccccctcctcagatGAGGGCATTTTGGACACAGGCATGTCCAGCTTTGTGGAGAATCCACAGTATTTCTGTGGAATCATCAAGGATAAAGATATGT cctttctgtctttgtgtgcAGGTGTACAGCATATAAAAAGACAAGACATTGTGCTGAAGTGGGAATTGGGTGAAGGTGCATTTGGCAAGGTCTACCTTGCAGAGTGTGCTAACCTCAGCCCTGATAGTGACAAGATGCTGGTGGCCATCAAG ACTCTGAAAGATGCAAACGAATCAACACGGCAAGACTTCCAGAGAGAAGCCGAGCTCCTCACAGTTCTTCAGCACCAACACATTGTCCGATTCTATGGTGTTTGTACTGACGGAGAGCCATTGGCCATGGTGTTCGAATACATGAGGCACGGAGACCTCAACCGCTTTCTTCG AGCCCATGGTCCTGATGCCTGTATCCTGGAGGAAGTGAAGATAGCACCTCTGGGCCAGCTCACCATTCCTCAGATGCTTCAGATCGCGGCCCAGATTGCCTCAGGAATGGTTTATCTGGCTTCCCTTCACTTCGTCCACAGAGACTTGGCCACACGCAACTGTCTGGTGGGGGAGGGTCTGGTTGTCAAGATCGGAGACTTTGGGATGTCCCGGGACATCTACAGCACAGACTACTACCGG GTGGGTGGACGTACCATGCTTCCCATTCGCTGGATGCCTCCTGAGAGCATCATGTACAGGAAGTTCACAACAGAAAGTGATATCTGGAGCTTTGGCGTGGTCCTTTGGGAAATCTTCACCTTTGGTAAACAGCCTTGGTACCAGCTCTCCAACAGTGAG GCCATTGAGTGCATTACACAAGGTCGAGAGCTGGAGAGACCGCGGACCTGTCCTAAGGAGGTGCACTTGCTGATGCAGGGCTGCTGGCAGAGGGAGCCCCAGCAAAGACTAATCATCAAGGACATCCACAGTCGCCTCATGGCCCTGGTCAAGACCCCCCCAGTCTATCTTGACATCCTAGGTTAG